The Prunus persica cultivar Lovell chromosome G7, Prunus_persica_NCBIv2, whole genome shotgun sequence genome has a segment encoding these proteins:
- the LOC109950141 gene encoding vinorine synthase-like, which translates to MGSSIRSLVEITSRKIIKPLSPTPYHLKALKLSLLDQILPPTLYGTLVFLYTNHWHGAGFVSNASKRLQESLSKTLVLFYPLAGRLKGPAFIECNDEGAHFLEARVNCQLADFLQQPEPKLIHHLIPETDYETAQVALGSVLLLVQINFFNCGGIAIAVSPSHKIADVTSLYTFARTWAAINRDEDQYDDGVGGQLALPEFNGGNLLPSRDLPAIPKTLETPSENLTTRKFVFDVSKMASLKAKIEGVVPNFIPTNVQLVLAIILKCAIAAFHKSKPGTPIRPTVLFQMVNLRRRMLPELPQNAMGNWFWPLPILFKEDETQLHELVSTMRKGLTDFVIEKANRFKGVEGFLAVFECIRERGQLLKSTKDINLYWATSLCKLPLYEMDFGWGKPTWVTSKGGYKNVIALVDTKFCDGIEAWVTLDEQEMAILESDEELLAYLVPSTPAQTMFDIKSSIKLKSNM; encoded by the coding sequence ATGGGTAGTTCTATCCGTTCTCTTGTCGAAATCACCTCAAGAAAGATCATTAAGCCATTATCTCCGACTCCTTATCACCTTAAAGCTCTCAAGCTCTCTCTTTTGGATCAAATTTTACCTCCTACGTTATATGGAACCCTCGTGTTTTTGTACACCAACCATTGGCATGGTGCCGGTTTTGTTTCCAATGCTTCTAAGCGCTTGCAAGAGTCTCTATCCAAAACTTTGGTTCTCTTCTATCCATTGGCTGGCCGGCTCAAAGGTCCTGCGTTCATCGAGTGCAACGACGAAGGGGCTCATTTCTTGGAAGCTAGGGTTAACTGCCAGCTTGCAGATTTTCTTCAACAACCAGAGCCCAAGTTAATCCATCACTTGATCCCCGAGACCGATTATGAAACAGCTCAAGTAGCCTTGGGGTCTGTTCTTTTGCTTGttcaaatcaatttttttaactgCGGAGGAATTGCTATTGCAGTATCTCCTTCGCACAAAATTGCAGATGTAACATCGCTCTACACATTCGCACGAACATGGGCCGCCATAAATCGTGATGAAGATCAATATGATGATGGAGTTGGAGGGCAATTAGCGTTGCCGGAGTTTAATGGAGGAAATTTGTTGCCGTCTAGAGACTTACCGGCCATCCCAAAGACCTTGGAAACGCCTAGTGAAAATTTAACCACTAggaaatttgtgtttgatgtcTCAAAGATGGCAAGTCTCAAGGCCAAAATTGAGGGTGTTGTCCCAAACTTCATCCCCACAAACGTACAACTAGTTTTGGCAATCATCTTAAAATGTGCTATTGCTGCTTTTCATAAGTCCAAGCCTGGGACTCCAATCAGGCCAACAGTTTTGTTCCAAATGGTAAACTTGCGAAGGAGAATGCTCCCGGAGCTGCCACAAAATGCCATGGGGAATTGGTTTTGGCCACTTCCAATCTTGTTCAAAGAGGATGAGACCCAATTACACGAGTTGGTGAGCACGATGAGGAAAGGTTTGACAGATTTTGTCATTGAGAAGGCAAACAGATTTAAAGGTGTGGAGGGATTCTTGGCAGTGTTTGAATGCATTAGAGAGAGGGGCCAACTTCTGAAGAGCACTAAGGACATCAATCTTTATTGGGCCACAAGTCTGTGCAAGCTCCCTCTGTATGAAATGGACTTCGGATGGGGAAAACCTACGTGGGTCACCAGCAAAGGCGGCTATAAGAACGTAATTGCGTTGGTGGATACAAAGTTTTGTGATGGAATTGAAGCTTGGGTGACCCTTGATGAACAAGAAATGGCCATATTGGAGTCTGACGAAGAGCTCCTTGCATATTTGGTTCCCTCAACCCCAGCACAAACAATGTTTGATATCAAGTCTTCAATAAAGTTGAAATCTAATATGTGA